TTTGTAACAGATTGTAAAATCTTAGCAGATTCGATCATCAACAAAGACAAGGATACTTCTTGGATAACAGAGAATACGATCAAAGAAACCATTACAATTTTAGCAGAGCTTACTCAAGCACAAGTCAGATACATAAGTAGAGATTACAATGCGACAACGAACTCGATTGCGAAAGAAGCAAGGAGCAGGAAAATTCAACATCGATCTTTGCATATTCAACAAAGAGTTCAAAACGCTAgcattatttttaatatttttgacaAAAATGAAATTGTAAACTTATTGCATCATATTGCTTGATTAATATATTTCTAACTTTTTCATCAAAGAAAAAGtggtaaaataataataatggaaATAATAGGCTTTTGATTTTGCTTGACTCATTTTTATCTTTTTGTGATAGGTCTCAAATAATAAATGGACAGGCCTCAAACTAGCTAAGTTTTCAATATATGCAACTATGCAAGACTGGAGTCAACGAGTAGATCAAGTAAACATCATTCAATCAAAAGTTTGCCCCCGCAATAGAGAGAGCTATGGCAGCCGATTATCTTGCTGGGATTCGCATTCTGAGGTGTGTGTTAACATTGTGCATCagatgcttcaaaaaaagaagaaggtataAGCGAGGACTTTGTAGGGAGATGTTGGCTATTGATAAGGCACATACAAGGCACTAGGTGTTGGGCTTGTCTTTGtgttttgagtttttgttttgtgGTTGGATCTCCTTTAACTCTGTCAAATGTGTCAAAGTAAACAGAACatcatttgatttttattttactgGTACAATTCAAAATTTGGCAATCTTGAGGTAAGGAGCGCCATCAGGGGTGTCCCTTGCCGGAAACCAAAGAACTAGTAAGGTTAGAGAAGTGGTCAGCTTGACAGACTTACTTTTCGGTTCTGTATTAAACGTTTTTCTTGTCAGTAACAAGGCCCTTCATCTTGGTCATGACTATTTGTGTTTCAAGATCCTCTCTCCCCATGAGCTCCATAAGAAACTGTAGAATGTCCTTGCTTTCTGCTTGACATGAACAATGAATGCTATGCTGCTTCTGGTTGCACCAAACGATATCCAAATGAAGAAAGTTGACACCGAAAATACATTTTGCAAATTGGACTTTCTGCCAAGCAGTAATGCAATATTCAATATCCGGAACTGGCAAAATTTTATCAATAATAACTTTTAATAATATATTCAGAGATGTGAGTGCCAAGTTTTCTATGACATATCTATCTCTTATTAAATAGTGCAACTTGTCTTTGTTTTTCCCCGGCTGCTCATTAAAATATGTTGACACTAATAACCCAAATAAAACCAGTTCTCAGATCTGATCAGAATAAGAGAAGAAACCATTTCCTAGATTCAATTACCTAAAATAGGCATCATAAGCAACCTAAATCATCTTCAGTTAGTTGCAAACATAGTGTCAGATACTTGATGATTTCTACAGTTTCTAGTTGGTCAGGGTGGAAGGATATTGTCAGCAGCAATGGAGTAGTCGTCTCTGTGGCGGTTACCGTGGTGGCAATCTCTTTGTCTATAATTAGCAGGAGGAGGAACTGCGGAAAGTCGTTGCCGGGACCGCGAGGGTTCCCCTTGATTGGAAACCTCCTATCTCTGGAACCTGATCTCcatttttattttacaaaattaGCCAAAGTTTATGGTCCAATTTACAAACTTCAATGGGGTATGAAGTGTTGTACTGAATTCTTCAGCTCTAGCAAAGGAAGGCCTTCGAGATCAAGATGCTAAATTTGCTGATCGCGACGGACCTGTCGTGGGGATGGTTTTATCCTATGGTGGTATTGACATGGTATGGAGTGCTAGTGACGCTGAATGGCGAAAACTTCGAAAGATATGTGCCCATGAACTGATGAGTAACACAAATCTTGATTCTTGTTACAGTCTTCGTAGAAATGAGGTTCGAAAGATGGTGAAAGATTTGTACAGTAAGATAGAAACTCCGGTTGACGTCTACGGAGCAGTGTTTACGACGAACCTTAATGTGATAATGAGTATTCTATGGGGTGGCACACTGGTTGGGGCCGAGAAGACAAGTGTTAATGCGGAGTTCAGGCAACTATTTCATGAGATTGTTGAGCTGAGTGCCGAGCCTAATGTTTCAGATTTTTTCCCGTTTCTTGAATGGTTTGACATACAAGGTATTGACAAAAAAGCAAAGGCGCTATTAGCATGGATGGACCGAATCTTTGCTTCAATAATCGATCAGCacatgaaaatggaaagaaccgaGGAGCAGCAGCACAAAGAAAGCAAGGACTTTCTACAATTTCTTTTGGAGCTCATGGAGAAACAGGATCCTAAAACACAAATTACCATGGCCCAGATGAAGGCGTTGTTCATGGTAATCCTTTATCTCCCTCTTTCACCATTTCACTTACTTTACATTTTCTTGATTATAAACTTAATATGGCATACCCTGCACAATTGCTAGGATATTGCCGTTGGGGGGACAGACACAACATCGGCGACAGTGGAATGGGTGATATCTGAAATGATACAGAATCCAGACATGATGAAGAAAGCTCAAGAAGAGTTAGAACAAGTGGTCGGGAAGAACAACATAGTGGAAGAATCTCATATTTCCAAGTTGCCTTACTTGGATGCAGTAGTAAGAGAAACCCTTCGATTACACCCGCCAGGTGCAATGTTGGTTAGGCGCTGCCCCGATTCACCTTGCACAATTGGTGGGTACACTATTCCCAAAGGTGCTAAAGTGATTTTCAATACATGGGGAATGCATATGGATGCAGACGCTTGGAGCAATCCGTCAGAGTTTCTACCTGAGAGGTTCTTGGCTAGTACTCCTGATAATATGAAGAAATATGATTACAGAGGAAATAACTTCAGCTATCTTCCATTTGGGTCTGGGAGGAGGGTCTGTGTTGGGATTTCTCTTGCAGAAAGAATGGTAACGTACCTATCAGCTACGCTATTGCATTCGTTCGAGTGGCGGTTACCTGAAGGTACGAAACCCGATCTCACAGGGAAGTTTGGTATCGTTTCGAGGAAGGCGATACCACTTGTGGCTGTACCTACTCCTAGATTTTCAAATCCTGAATTTTACGAGTAAGACATAAATGGGACAGTTCAGCAAGGGCATACCCAATGTGACAATGTCTTAAAGGGGGAGTGGGACTGTTATAACGGTAATAACAATTCGTGGCGGTTACCATAATAACGGCTATTTAAACGTTTTTtccgtttttttctttctttctagttTTCCCCAGTAATACCATTTTCTGATGGCTGTTGTAACTTGTAACTCTTAAAGTGTAAACGGTCGAGATAGTTGCTTATTAGAGAGATGGAAACTAGCAAATTCCGTTCCAGACGTTTGCTTTGTTCCCTATTTCACAACACTTGATTGGATTTGGACTATCCCATTTGATAGGTTtgtattttaattttgattttcacttGTGATAATTTCATCTATTACggctgttttgtttgattttatatCGCTTATGTGTTTGTTGAATGTTCTAACTGACCATTAAAGCTGTTTTTACATTCCATCTTTACATATTTGAAGAAACTGAACCTAGCTATATTCTGATAATCGAAATTCTATAGAAAAGCATCAATAATGTGAACTCAACCAACGAATACAGCCGTTCTCAAAGTAAGTCCACGTTCTAAAACATTAGAACAGGATAAAATACTTAAAAAGGAAAAGAAGTTGGTGAGACAGTCCTTTCTCATAATCTGTCAACCCTTTCACTTAATAATTTAGTCAACTTTGGTATTctaccacaagaaaacccatcaaaacaTAACCTTCATGAATCTCGATCTGATTCTACACGTCttcttttaaaatattttttatagtAGGTGATAGTTTACATACATATTTATCTTCAATTCAATCTCTTCATCTTCATTACCCAGCCTCACTGCAATTCTCTCTGTGGAAATAGTTTAGGCTGATCTATACTTGCAGGTTCATTTTAGATGATTTTACAGATTTCAGATTTGTCATGGTGGCGGTGGATGGAAAACGTCACAAATGGCGGAAACAAAGTCAATACCGGGGTCTCGATGGTAATGTTGGTGCTATAACTTATATTTTTGTAGTTCTTGGTAGGAGATTGCAAAGGAGGAGCAGTGGAGAAACACGATTTCCACCTGGTCCACGAGGGTTACCATTAATCGGAAGCCTTCTTTCCTTAGAACCTGATCTCCATGTATACTTTGCAAAATTATCAAAAATATATGGTCCAATTATCAAACTTCAGCTTGGCAGGATGCGCGTTATTGTGGTGAATTCTTCTTCTGTAACAAAAGAGGTCCTTAGAGATCAAGATGCTAACTTTTCCGGCAGGGATTTACCGACATCAGTGTTGATTATGACGTACGGTGGGAAAGATATTATATGGGGTCAAAGTGATCAAGAGTGGAGAAAGCTTCGTAAGATATTGACTCATGAACTATTGAGTAACACAAGTCTTGATTCTTCTTATTCTCTACGCCGATCTGAAATCAGACGGATGGTGAAGGATGTTCATGGTATGATTGGTACACCCATAAATGTTGGTGAGCAAGTGTTTGTAGCAACTCTGAATGTGGTATTGAACATGTTATGGGGTGGCACAATTCAGGGGGACGAAAGGATTCGTGTTGGGATTCAATTTCGGCAGTTGTTCAATGAAATGGTTGAATTAGGCCTTAAACCCAATATTTCagatttttttccaatttttacAAGATTTGACATGCAAGGGATCGAGAAGAAGTCGTGGAGGATTTTGAATGAGATGGATCGGATGTTTGATTCAGTCATTGAGCAGCACTTGAAATTAGAGAAGGAGAATAATGGCTCCAAACCGAGAAGCAGTAAAGACTTTTTGCAGTATCTATTGGAGCTCACTAAAGAACATGAGTCCAAAACACAAGTAACTATGGCTCAGCTTAAGGCCTTGCTCCAGGTATGTAATTCTTCTTCATTTCTTAATAAAATCACTTTTTACTTGATTGGTCTGCTTGGTTTTAGTAATCCATTTGAAGCCACCACTGGAATGATATTGGTTGGCACGGTCTTTGGTTAATTTCAAACTTAATCATGTAATCATATATGAATATGCAGGATGTTGTTGTAGCTGGGACTGACACATCCGCGACGACATTAGAATGGGCAATGTCAGAAGTGATTAAGAATCCAGAAGTTATGAGGAAGGCTCAAGAAGAGTTAGATGAAGTAGTAGGAAAAAACAACATCGTAGAAGAGTCTCATATGAACCAGTTGCCTTACCTGGAAGCAGTGGTGAAGGAGACTTTAAGGTTACATCCTGCAGGACCATTATTGATTCCACATCGCTCTGTTAAATCTTCAGTAGTTGCTGGGTACACTATTCCAGAGGGCAGCAGAGTGTTTGTTAATGCGTGGGCTATTCACAGAGACCCGGAAGCTTGGAAAAATCCGCTAACGTTTCAGCCGGAGAGGTTCTTGAGTAGTGATGATAACCTCAAGAAATATGGTTCCACAGGTAACGATTTTGATTATATTCCATTTGGGTCTGGGAGGAGGATTTGTGCAGGAACTCCTCTTGCTGAAAGAATGTTGATCTATGTATTAGCTTCTCTTCTGCATTCATTTGATTGGAAATTACCCGAGGGGGAAAAACTTGATCTTACCGAGAAGTTTGGGATTGTTTTGAAGAAAGCAACACCTCTTGTTGCTATTCCTACTCCAAGGTCACCAaatcttgatttttattgagaAAATTTTACTGGAATAACAGTGGGTTAGTCAAATGAGATTTTTGTAGACTTTCATAGATTTTCTATTTGAGTGATTTCCGGAGATTCTCTAAAAATCTAGAGATCTCTTGTGAGTATCTAAGAGTATTTCAGGgagtctttgtgacttgtagAGACAAAATATGAGATTTGTAAAGAGTCTCGGtgacttgtagagacaaaaaaatgtataatactccctccgtttcttttttaataggctggtttctataaattaatgtttcaaaaaaataggtcagtttcctaattgggaaagtcaaaggttactttaattttctgggaccacttttctcttaacttcttttgctgacaagtgtcatgtgaaccattttactttacttcttttgctgacaagtgtcatggggaccatttcacttcacttcttttattgacaagtgtcaagAGGacaactttcaatgattagttctcttaatttccttaaatttctctaaaaacaaaaccagcctattaaaaaagaacaaagGGAGTATCTAAGTAAAAGTTCAAAAATCTACCAATTTTTTTGATAATGCACGTTATACTATTAATAAAAGTACCATGGATACCTAGTAAATATGTGTGCATTGTCAAAAACAAATCTGACCTAGTAAAATATGCGTTCATTGTCAAAAATAAATCTCACTGCTATCCTATGTTTAACTTTTTATTCTCTTTATTCCACTCATCCCACATTTTATTTGTTATGCTATCTCGCCACTGGTAAAAAGAAAAGAGAGGAGATTTCCAATATATTCAGATGATGTCAGCTGGATTACTGCGCAAATGACTCGTTCCCTGGTTATcaactcaaacaaaaaaaaagagaaaaaaaatggtcATACTCTTAAATAACAAATATTCTCCAAATTTCCAAGTCTCCTAAAATATCACCTATTGGggagagatttctaccatgcctattttactaaaaaagtctctccaaatctctgaaaacaacaaatcaatgactttcaattctcCTTCAAATAACAAAGTTGTTGGAGTGACTCTTacgaaatcctaatccaataacattGAGTTTCAGAGAATTTGAATGACTTAAAAAAaagtctctaaccaataacaagaAATATTTGGAGACTCTCGAAAAAAAAATCCGTAGACTAACAATAGATTCTGAAATTCTCTAGGATTCATTTGAAGTCTCATTTGACTAACCCGGAAATATTACATCTCTgaaatttttgaatttcaaaGAAAACTTTGCACTAAAGTTATGCAGACCTTACGAGTAAGACATAAATGAATTACCAAGACATTGCGGTTGATTTAAAATGACACTAAAAACATTTTACTATTTTAGCAAGGGCATAACCCAATATGACAAATTGTTGTAACGGTAATAACAGTTTGTGGCGGTTACCATAATAACGGCCGTTTTAACATTTTTTccccttttgttttctttttctttccagtTACCCGTTTTCTGATGGCTGTTGTAACTTGCAACTCTAAACGGTCGGAGATAGTTGATTTGTTCCCTATTTCACACACTTGATTGGATTTTGACCATCCCATTCGATAGACTTAGAACACTATTCTTGAtgaatatcttccacagaaaTCCTGTGAAGATTAAACTCTTATTTATACTCTTAAAAACAGTTACAGAGATATAGATAAAGCCAAATATTGTTACAGATTTGGAGAACGAGTTTATAGCTCAACAAAAGGGAACGATTAGCTAGCCTATAGTCTAGTGCAGACTGATTGACTAACTGAACAGAGAGTCTTGAGGAAGACTCTATGATGCACGGTTAACacctcccctcaagttgtacttGAGTGGACGAATGTGCAACTTGTCTCGTATGTACTGAAACCTAGGAGAAGAGATCCCCTTAGTAAATATATCAGCCAGTTGGTCTTTAGAACATATGAACCGCACATGTAACTGCTTGTCAGCGACCCTCTCCCGTACAAAATGATAGTCGATTTCTATGTGCTTAGTTCGTGCATGAAAGACAAGATTTGCAGTGAGATACGTcgcaccaagattatcacaccacaATGTTGGACATGATGCAAAAATACCAAGCTCCTTAAGTAATGACTGAATCCAAATAATTTCAGAGGTAGCAATTGCAACACCCCTGTACTCAGCCTCTGTGCTCGATCTAGAGACAGTCTTCTGCTTTTTGGCACTCCATGAAATTAAATTCCCACCAAAGTATACACAATACCCACTTGTAGACCTTCTGTCATCTAAACTACCTGCCCAGTCCGCATCAGAATAAGTATGCAAAGAGAAGTCCTTGGATGATCTCAGATGTAAACCAAAATCAATAGTATGTTTCAGATAACGAAGGATTCTTTTCACTAGCTCCCAATGCTCCTCAAACGGCTCATGCATATATTGACACACTTTATTAACTGCCACTGAAATGTCAGGCCTTGTCAGATGCAAATATTGAAGTGCACCAACAACACTGCGATACAAAGTCGGATCTGCAAACTTTTCTGAGCCAACTTTTTGAATCTTGGCATTTGAGGCTAAAGGGGTTGTCACTGGTTTAGCACCATCCATCTTTTTTCGGCGCAGAAGATCAGTAACATACTTGCGCTGAGTTAAAACAATTTCTGATCCTTGTCTGAGAACCTCAACACCCAGAAAGAACGACAAATTACCCAAGTCTTTTATAGCAAAAGCTTTTCCAAGATCATTAATGAGAGTGGTAATCATTCTTGGATTCGAACCTGTGactataatatcatcaacatacaccaacACATAAATTGTGTAAGAGTCAGAGAGCAGTATAAATAAAGAACTGTCAGAAATTGATGCTTTAAACCCAAGATGCAACAAGTGATTGGAGAGCTTCGAAAACCAAGCACGGGGAGCCTGCTTAAGACTATAAAGCGACTTGTGCAGCTTACAAACATGATTGGGATAATTTGGATCAACATATCCAGGCGGTTGCGTCATGTAGACATCTTCTTCCAAATTTCCATGTAAAAAGGCATTCTCAACATCTAACTGTTTCAGCTGCCATTGATTCATCACAGCAATGGATAATACAAGCCTAATAGTACATGGCTTTACAACAGGACTGAAAGTCTCTCCGTAATCCACACCAGCCTGTTGATTGAAGCCCTTTGCAACCAAACGTGCTTTTCGTCTTTCAATACTCCCATCAGGGTTTTTCTTAACACGAAATACCCATTTTGAGCCAACTACATTCATGCCAGGCTTATACTTAACCAACGAGTACGTACCATTTTGAATGAGAGCATTGATTTGATCATCCATAGGTCTCCTCCACTGTGGATCTTTGTTCGCAGTAGAAAAGCAAGTTGGCTCCATGAAATCCGACACAGGAAGAGGATGTTTCGTAGCTGTCAAGCACAACTTTTGAATCGGTTTTGAGATACCTGCCTTAGCCCTTGTAACCATGGGATGAGTGACTGTAACTTGCTGCATATGCTGTTCAACTTCCTGCTGATCAGGTTGTAGTATATCCTGATTTAATTCCAAAGAACTGCTTGAGTTAGCCTGAGAAACAATGAGTGGATCCATAATCTGCGCTGTAGAAACTGGAGATTATTGAGCAGATGAAGATGCACTTTCAGTAGACAACACTGTTGGTAGGTTAGCAGGTGATGCACTGTGAACAAGTGAGTTCTGAGTACCAGAACCCTGAGCTGctgagagattttttttcttaaaaggaTGAGAAAACAGTACACTAGTGCAAGAAGGCTTTATACCTGAACAAGACGACGGCATCTGCTGTGGTATAGGCATGAAAGGGAATGATCTCTCTTCAAAACGAACATGACGACTAATATAGATTCTATTTGTTTCACGATGCAGACACATGTAACCTTTATGTGAACTGCTATATCCTATAAAAACACACGGAAGTGAACGTGGCTCAAGCTTATGTTTATTGTATTGACGAAGGCAGGGATATGCTAAGCATCCAAAAACTCTTAGATAGCTGTAATCTGGTTGCTTTTTAAATAAGAGTTTAAGAGGAGTAATATTCTCAGATTTTGATTTGGGGAGTCTGTTAATGAGATAGCAAGATGTAGAGAATGCATCAGCCCAAAAAGACTGAGGCATGTGTGCATGAAACAATAAGGCTAATCCCGACTCAGTCACATGACGTATGCGACGTTCTGCAATTCCATTCTGAGGTGAAGTATGTGGGCATGAAAACCTGTGTTGGATTCCAGACTCATTTAGGTAAGATgtgaattttttgtattctagagcattatcagattgaaagACCTTAATGCTATGGTCTGTAAGATTTTCAATTTGCTTTCGAAAGAGAATGAATGTTTGCAATGCATCAGAACGTTGAACAAGAGGATATATCCATGTAAAATGAGAATAAACATCCATAAAAAGAATATAATAACGATAACCAAGTCTAGACAGCTTGGGTGAAACCCAAATATCTGAGACTATCAAGCCCAAAGGCTTGTCATAAACAGTTTTGCTAAGAGAGAAAGGCAGCTTCCTGCTTTTACTAACATGACAGGAGTGACAGAACTCAAAATTATTACTTAAGACAGGAATAGAATATTGGTGACAAATTTTGGAGACCGTACGCAACATTGGGTGACCCAGACGTTGGTGCCACAATGGTAGAGTAGAGCAGAATGAGCTTGCGGCTTTATTGTGGGTGCTATCATGTCTATGCCCGAGAAGATGTAGAGACCATTCCTATTCACCCCTCGCAGCAGCGTTTCCCCCGATTTCTTGTCCTTCACCACAAAGTAAGAAGTGTGAAATTCAAAAAATACATCATTGTCTTTGCAAAATTGTGTAACTGACAGCAAGTTTGTTTTTATTTGTGGAACATGATAAATGTTGTTTAAAACAAAAGATCTTGACTTATAGAGGAATGAGGCATTACCAACATTGGCAATGTTGAGTGCATTACCATTACCAACGTGTACTTGCTCAGTACCATCATATTCATGAGGTATAGTGAGGTTCCTCATATCTGCAGTAAGATGATGAGTTGCTCCCGTGTCCGTTACCCAACTATTATCATTCTGGCCACCTGGTAAAGCAACATATGCTGCAGGTTGACGTTGATTGTCATTAATTTTCTCATAACGAAACCAGCACCGATTTGCAGTGTGATTTCTCTTCTTACAAATCTGACAGACCTGATCTCCCTGATTACCCCTTGGTTGCtgctgattgttgttgtagtttcttggattgttgttgttgttccttctGTTGTTCTGATTATTATTATATTGAAATTGATTCCCATGATTGCTAAAACGCCTCTGATCAGACCTGTTGCTTGCAACAGCAACATTAGCCAAAGGTTGCTGCAAAGCCTGTAACTGTTGCTCTAACCGCATATCAAAGGTTAGTAAATGAGTATAGAAGCTATCTATAATCAGATTTTCAGCAGTGCTCAAGGATGTTACGATTGGGTCATAAGATTGATTTAGACCATTACTAATGGCCTGTTTCTTCTCATCATCTGAAACTGTACATCCAGATGCAGTAAGCTGCTCAAATAAATTCTTAGCTTCTTGCAGAAATTGTTTAAGAGATTTATTACCTTTCTGCAGGGAATGAAGTTGACTTTTTAGATTCACCTGATGTGCAAGAGTTTTTGGTGTAAAGTGACTTTCTAGCTTATCCCAAACTTGCTTAACCGTATCCAGTCCTCCAACTTCAGTTAGCACTTCAGGCGTAACAGTGGAGTTTAGCCAGCCAACTAGCAGTGAATCACAAGCCTCATGTTCGGTAAAGTCTGGGTTGATGTCATCACTGTCAGGAAGATTTCTTGCAGGCTTTACCTTGGTGCCATCAATAAAACCAGTGAGACCATATCCTTTGAGAATAGGCTTGAACTGTGTCTTCCAAAGAAGATGATTGGTTTCTGTGTGTTTGAGGGTTACCAGGTGATGTATCTGGATTTGTCTAAGACTTGATGTTGAGGCCATTCTGAtgtttcaggtttttttttttttttttgttttgtgtttggaTTTTGCAGAAGCGTTGGATCGACAAGCTGATACCAACTTAGAACACTATtcttggtgaatatcttccacagaaaTCCTGTGAAGATTAAACTCTTATTTATACTCTTAAAAACAGTTACAGAGATATAGATAAAGCCAAATATTGTTACAGATTTGGAGAACGAGTTTATAGCTCAACAAAAGGGAACGATTAGCTAGCCTATAGTCTAGTGCAGACTGATTGACTAACTGAACAGAGAGTCTTGAGGAAGACTCTACGATGCACGGTTAACAGATAGGTTtgtatttttaatttgattttcatttgTGATAATTTCATCTATTAcggcttttttttttgaatgtaaCATGTTTGATTTTATGTCGCTTATGTGTTTGTGGAATGTTCTAACTGACCATTAAAGCCGCCTTTCTCTTTATCATTAGAATTCGTGTGTTTTGTATCTCTATTATTCACTGATGTTAATTAGTAGTAATTCTAGTACTAGTACTGGAAACTAGTAAGCTGTTTTTCCTGCATATTTGAAGAAACTGAACCTAGCTATATTTGATAATCCAACTTCCATAGGAAAGCATCAATCATGTGAACAACAAATATACAATTCCACGTTCCAAAACATTAGAATAGGATTAATAAAATACTTAAAAAGGAAATTTGCCGACCATTTTACTTAATAATTTAGTCAACTTTGGTATTCTATccaaaaaaacccatcaaaacataACCTCTATGAATCTCGATCTGTGGAAATAGTGAAATATTTATCTTCAGTTCATTCTCTTTATGTTCATTACCCAGCCTTACTGCAATTCTATCTGTGGAAATAGTTTTGGCTGGTCTATACTTTCAGCTTCATTTAGATGATTTCGCAGATTTCAGGCTTGTCATGGTGGCGGTGGGTGGAAGACGTCACAAATGGTGGAAACAGAATCAATACCGGACTCTCTGTGGTAGTATTGGTGCTAGCAACTTATATTTTTGTAGTTATTGGTAGGAGATTGAAAAGTAGGAACATTGGAAGTTTAAGATTTCCACCTGGTCCTCGAGGGTTACCTTTGGTTGGAAACCTTCTTTCCTTAGAACCTGATCTCCATGTATACTTTGCAAAATTATCAAAAATATATGGTCCAATTATCAAACTTCAGCTTGGTAGGATGTGTGTTATTGTGTTGAACTCTTCTTCTGTAGCAAAAGAAGTCCTTAGAGACCAAGATGCTAACTTTGCCGGCAGGGATATACCGACATCAGTGTTGATTTCGACGTACGGCGGGAAAGATATTATATGGGGTCAAAATGACCAAGAGTGGAGAAAGCTTCGGAAGATATTGACTCATGAACTCTTGAGTAACACAAGTCTTGATTCTTCTTATTCTCTACGCCGATCTGAGATCAGACAGATGGTGAAAGATGTTCATGATATGATTGATACACCCATAAATGTTGGCGAACAAGTGTTTGTAACCACTGTTAGCGTGGTATTGAACATGTTATGGGGTGGTACTATTCAAGGGGACGAGAGGATTAGTGTTGGAATTCAGTTTCGGCAGTTGTTTGATGAGATGATTGAGTTAGCCCTTAAACCCAATGTTTCAGATTTTTTTCCAGTTTTTACAAGATTTGACATACAAGGAATTGAGAAGAAGTCGTGGAAGATTTTTAGTGAGATGGATCGGATGTTTGATTCGGTTATTGATCAACACTTGAAATTAGATAAGGAGAATAATGGACAGAAACAGACAAGTGAGAAAGACTTTTTGCAGTTTCTGTTGGAGctcaaggagaaacatgatttGAAAAC
The nucleotide sequence above comes from Papaver somniferum cultivar HN1 chromosome 8, ASM357369v1, whole genome shotgun sequence. Encoded proteins:
- the LOC113305380 gene encoding cytochrome P450 76C3-like, coding for MAADYLAGIRILSVVLNSSALAKEGLRDQDAKFADRDGPVVGMVLSYGGIDMVWSASDAEWRKLRKICAHELMSNTNLDSCYSLRRNEVRKMVKDLYSKIETPVDVYGAVFTTNLNVIMSILWGGTLVGAEKTSVNAEFRQLFHEIVELSAEPNVSDFFPFLEWFDIQGIDKKAKALLAWMDRIFASIIDQHMKMERTEEQQHKESKDFLQFLLELMEKQDPKTQITMAQMKALFMDIAVGGTDTTSATVEWVISEMIQNPDMMKKAQEELEQVVGKNNIVEESHISKLPYLDAVVRETLRLHPPGAMLVRRCPDSPCTIGGYTIPKGAKVIFNTWGMHMDADAWSNPSEFLPERFLASTPDNMKKYDYRGNNFSYLPFGSGRRVCVGISLAERMVTYLSATLLHSFEWRLPEGTKPDLTGKFGIVSRKAIPLVAVPTPRFSNPEFYE
- the LOC113306738 gene encoding geraniol 8-hydroxylase-like; protein product: MVAVDGKRHKWRKQSQYRGLDGNVGAITYIFVVLGRRLQRRSSGETRFPPGPRGLPLIGSLLSLEPDLHVYFAKLSKIYGPIIKLQLGRMRVIVVNSSSVTKEVLRDQDANFSGRDLPTSVLIMTYGGKDIIWGQSDQEWRKLRKILTHELLSNTSLDSSYSLRRSEIRRMVKDVHGMIGTPINVGEQVFVATLNVVLNMLWGGTIQGDERIRVGIQFRQLFNEMVELGLKPNISDFFPIFTRFDMQGIEKKSWRILNEMDRMFDSVIEQHLKLEKENNGSKPRSSKDFLQYLLELTKEHESKTQVTMAQLKALLQDVVVAGTDTSATTLEWAMSEVIKNPEVMRKAQEELDEVVGKNNIVEESHMNQLPYLEAVVKETLRLHPAGPLLIPHRSVKSSVVAGYTIPEGSRVFVNAWAIHRDPEAWKNPLTFQPERFLSSDDNLKKYGSTGNDFDYIPFGSGRRICAGTPLAERMLIYVLASLLHSFDWKLPEGEKLDLTEKFGIVLKKATPLVAIPTPRSPNLDFY
- the LOC113303562 gene encoding 7-ethoxycoumarin O-deethylase-like: MISQISGLSWWRWVEDVTNGGNRINTGLSVVVLVLATYIFVVIGRRLKSRNIGSLRFPPGPRGLPLVGNLLSLEPDLHVYFAKLSKIYGPIIKLQLGRMCVIVLNSSSVAKEVLRDQDANFAGRDIPTSVLISTYGGKDIIWGQNDQEWRKLRKILTHELLSNTSLDSSYSLRRSEIRQMVKDVHDMIDTPINVGEQVFVTTVSVVLNMLWGGTIQGDERISVGIQFRQLFDEMIELALKPNVSDFFPVFTRFDIQGIEKKSWKIFSEMDRMFDSVIDQHLKLDKENNGQKQTSEKDFLQFLLELKEKHDLKTQVTMVQLKAVLLDVVVAGTDTSATTLEWAMSEVIKNPEVMRKAQEELDEVVGKNSIVEESHMNQLPYLEAVVKETLRLHPPGPLLIPHRSIKSSVVAGYTIPEGSRVFVNAWAIHRDSEAWSNPLTFQPERFLSSDDNLKKYGYTGNNFDYIPFGSGRRICAGTPLAERMMIYVLASLLHSFDWKLPEREKLDLTEKFGIVLKKATPLVAIPTPRLSHLDFY